A genome region from Lucilia cuprina isolate Lc7/37 chromosome 3, ASM2204524v1, whole genome shotgun sequence includes the following:
- the LOC111679113 gene encoding nuclear envelope integral membrane protein 1a-like: protein MTALFFKLILIGILIIPKSLTNDINIKIVKPISKPTTKPVDKFKVLFLEANTTFNFKPSKRGFFEKHLNTYCYKGEPKTLGRLLETIELQLEIEGDDYTQYEGSAPSEVEEHYSEHRSIFSLNLFSQKRSRVSLSPFMQQCIGIETVQPYNVTLYQEKIDYYRTVQLMSGIIMFLFAGVLSANSLFYYITGILFGICSSFLFLIWLSGKLMPKRTMMYGVLIGGWTVGFYVIRMLWDNIQMIMMTYRNYVCWYIIVTGIISFFFCYRWGPPQNRRSKNIIKWLLQLMSLAMIYFSSNFKEATVAIILMTVTLYYFPRILKRIMSLRTKTSKEYLNEKKVYGSGGSGGTRDLRDDCQQWRVNSPQYKDWKIKPKSRTSLSGMEQRRTPTQQPIIKTNINSSGSKQNLEDFPAGLENVNLEGHDLTTHSLYPLPDGSFILSEKTPIIITPRLATPIYHRSTPAFSNDEDEDEAEGDYTPKNHHTHMPLPAHYRRLSAAASTSDLLLSAGRRRATPSPSQLQRSSSVQRVQSRSARMISSARKHHVSNPKIKIENPTSDDD, encoded by the exons TTATACCAAAATCATTAACCAAcgacataaatattaaaattgtaaaaccaATTTCAAAACCAACTACAAAACCTGTGGATAAATTTAAAG tgctTTTTCTGGAAGCTAATACAACTTTCAATTTTAAACCATCCAAACGTGGTTTCttcgaaaaacatttaaacacatATTGCTATAAAGGCGAACCGAAAACATTAGGACGTCTTTTAGAGACTATTGAACTACAATTGGAAATTGAAGGTGATGATTATACACAATATGAAGGCAGTGCACCATCAGAAGTGGAAGAACACTATTCGGAACATCGTTCTATTTTCAGTTTGAATTTATTTTCGCAAAAACGTTCTCGCGTCTCGTTATCACCATTTATGCAACAGTGCATTGGCATAGAGACCGTTCAGCCGTATAATGTTACTTTGTATCAGGAAAAAATTGACTATTATCGTACCGTTCAGCTAATGAGTGGCATTATAATGTTCCTGTTCGCTGGTGTTTTAAGTgcaaattcattattttactaCATTACTGGCATATTGTTTGGCATATGTTCATCATTTTTATTCCTTATATGGTTGTCGGGAAAATTGATGCCCAA GCGTACAATGATGTATGGCGTTTTAATAGGCGGCTGGACCGTTGGTTTCTATGTCATACGTATGCTGTGGGATAACATACAAATGATCATGATGACATATCGTAACTACGTCTGCTGGTACATTATAGTTACCGGTATAATATCATTCTTTTTCTGTTATCGCTGGGGTCCACCACAGAATAGACGttcgaaaaatattataaaatggtTACTACAGCTCATGTCTTTGgcaatgatttatttttctagTAATTTTAAAGAAGCCACCGTAGCTATCATACTGATGACCGTGACCTTATATTATTTTCCtcgaattttaaaaagaatcaTGAGTTTGAGAACTAAAACATCGAAGGAAtatttaaatgagaaaaaagtCTATGGAAGTGGTGGTAGCGGTGGTACTAGAGATCTAAGAGATGATTGTCAGCAATGGCGGGTAAATAGTCCTCAGTATAAAGATTGGAag ATTAAACCTAAATCGCGAACTTCATTAAGTGGCATGGAGCAGCGTCGAACGCCCACACAACAACCAATTatcaaaacaaacataaacagCTCTGGTTCTAAGCAAAACCTAGAAGATTTCCCAGCTGGTTTAGAGAACGTGAATTTGGAAGGACATGATTTGACAACACACAGTCTTTATCCCCTACCCGATGGTTCATTTATATTGAGTGAAAAGACACCGATTATAATTACACCACGACTTGCCACTCCAATATACCATCGTTCTACACCAGCCTTCTCAAATGATGAAGACGAAGATGAGGCTGAAGGTGATTATACACCAAAAAATCATCATACTCATATGCCTCTACCAGCTCATTATCGTCGTTTAAGTGCTGCTGCCTCGACATCAGATCTATTATTATCTGCCGGCCGTCGTCGCGCTACACCCTCACCATCCCAGCTGCAGCGATCCTCCAGTGTTCAACGTGTTCAGTCTCGTTCGGCTCGTATGATATCGTCGGCTAGAAAACATCATGTTAGTAATCCTAAGATTAAAATCGAAAATCCTACAAGTGATGATGATTGA